From Solea solea chromosome 20, fSolSol10.1, whole genome shotgun sequence, one genomic window encodes:
- the tfap2e gene encoding transcription factor AP-2-epsilon isoform X1, with translation MLWKSRKTDILQDRADGLSGSSPGGRLSQLSSLNQAAYSSAPPLCHTPASDFQPPYFPPPYAQSSLSYSQSQDSAYSHLSDPYPSINSIHQHQQAAWHSQRSRSEEGGLLSQSHRALSLDPRREYPAVPRLLHGLGEGAAALGDGPLGMHLGHHGLEDLQGMEEGSALGILDHSVIKKVPIPSKLNGSSLSALSLCKEGLSMGSVSNPAEVFCSVPGRLSLLSSTSKYKVTVGEVQRRLSPPECLNASLLGGVLRRAKSKNGGRCLRERLEKIGLNLPAGRRKAANVTLLTSLVEGEAVHLARDFGYVCETEFPARATAEYLCRQSEPEQLPTRRSMLLATKEVCKEFVDLMSQDRSPLGGSRPTPCLEPGVQGSLTHFSLLTHGFGGPAICAALSAFQSYLIEAIKMLDKGEGGGKSHHDKEMKHRK, from the exons atgcTCTGGAAATCACGCAAGACTGATATTTTGCAG GACCGCGCAGACGGACTCAGCGGTTCTTCGCCGGGTGGGCGCCTCTCCCAGCTCTCCTCCCTGAACCAGGCCGCCTACTCCTCAGCTCCTCCGCTCTGCCACACCCCGGCCTCTGACTTCCAGCCTCCGTACTTTCCTCCCCCTTACGCCCAGTCTTCCCTGTCATACTCCCAGAGCCAGGACTCGGCCTATTCCCACCTGTCGGACCCTTATCCCTCCATCAACTCCATCCATCAGCATCAACAAGCGGCATGGCACTCGCAGAGGTCGCGCTCCGAGGAAGGGGGGCTGCTGTCACAGTCTCACCGGGCTCTGAGCCTCGACCCCCGGCGGGAGTATCCAGCTGTGCCCCGGCTGCTCCACGGTCTCGGGGAAGGCGCTGCCGCTCTTGGGGACGGTCCTCTAGGGATGCACCTGGGACATCACGGCCTGGAGGATCTGCAG gGAATGGAGGAAGGATCGGCCCTGGGCATCCTCGACCACTCTGTCATTAAAAAAG TTCCTATCCCGTCCAAGCTGAACGGCTCGTCCCTGTCAGCCTTGTCCCTATGCAAGGAGGGTCTCAGTATGGGTTCCGTGTCCAACCCAGCCGAGGTGTTCTGTTCTGTCCCGGGTCGCCTATCCTTGCTCAGCTCCACCTCCAAGTACAAAGTGACGGTCGGGGAGGTGCAGCGCCGCCTCTCTCCACCTGAGTGCCTCAACGCGTCTCTGCTGGGTGGAGTCCTCCGCAG GGCGAAGTCAAAGAATGGTGGCCGCTGTCTGAGAGAGCGTCTGGAGAAGATTGGCCTCAACCTGCCCGCCGGGCGACGCAAGGCAGCCAACGTCACTCTGCTAACATCTCTAGTGGAGG gTGAGGCTGTCCATCTGGCGCGGGACTTTGGTTACGTGTGCGAGACAGAGTTTCCAGCCAGAGCGACAGCTGAGTATCTGTGCAGGCAGAGCGAACCAGAGCAGCTCCCGACACGGCGCAGCATGCTGCTCGCCACCAA GGAAGTCTGTAAGGAGTTTGTAGACCTCATGTCCCAGGACCGTTCCCCGCTAGGCGGCAGTCGACCCACCCCGTGTCTGGAGCCAGGAGTCCAGGGAAGCCTCACCCACTTCAGCCTGCTCACCCACGGCTTCGGAGGCCCCGCCATCTGCGCCGCGCTCTCCGCCTTCCAGAGCTACCTGATCGAGGCCATCAAAATGCTGGACAAAGGAGAAGGTGGAGGGAAGAGCCACCACGACAAGGAGATGAAGCACCGCAAATAG
- the tfap2e gene encoding transcription factor AP-2-epsilon isoform X2 — MLIHTYSAMDRADGLSGSSPGGRLSQLSSLNQAAYSSAPPLCHTPASDFQPPYFPPPYAQSSLSYSQSQDSAYSHLSDPYPSINSIHQHQQAAWHSQRSRSEEGGLLSQSHRALSLDPRREYPAVPRLLHGLGEGAAALGDGPLGMHLGHHGLEDLQGMEEGSALGILDHSVIKKVPIPSKLNGSSLSALSLCKEGLSMGSVSNPAEVFCSVPGRLSLLSSTSKYKVTVGEVQRRLSPPECLNASLLGGVLRRAKSKNGGRCLRERLEKIGLNLPAGRRKAANVTLLTSLVEGEAVHLARDFGYVCETEFPARATAEYLCRQSEPEQLPTRRSMLLATKEVCKEFVDLMSQDRSPLGGSRPTPCLEPGVQGSLTHFSLLTHGFGGPAICAALSAFQSYLIEAIKMLDKGEGGGKSHHDKEMKHRK; from the exons ATGTTAATCCACACCTATTCCGCTATG GACCGCGCAGACGGACTCAGCGGTTCTTCGCCGGGTGGGCGCCTCTCCCAGCTCTCCTCCCTGAACCAGGCCGCCTACTCCTCAGCTCCTCCGCTCTGCCACACCCCGGCCTCTGACTTCCAGCCTCCGTACTTTCCTCCCCCTTACGCCCAGTCTTCCCTGTCATACTCCCAGAGCCAGGACTCGGCCTATTCCCACCTGTCGGACCCTTATCCCTCCATCAACTCCATCCATCAGCATCAACAAGCGGCATGGCACTCGCAGAGGTCGCGCTCCGAGGAAGGGGGGCTGCTGTCACAGTCTCACCGGGCTCTGAGCCTCGACCCCCGGCGGGAGTATCCAGCTGTGCCCCGGCTGCTCCACGGTCTCGGGGAAGGCGCTGCCGCTCTTGGGGACGGTCCTCTAGGGATGCACCTGGGACATCACGGCCTGGAGGATCTGCAG gGAATGGAGGAAGGATCGGCCCTGGGCATCCTCGACCACTCTGTCATTAAAAAAG TTCCTATCCCGTCCAAGCTGAACGGCTCGTCCCTGTCAGCCTTGTCCCTATGCAAGGAGGGTCTCAGTATGGGTTCCGTGTCCAACCCAGCCGAGGTGTTCTGTTCTGTCCCGGGTCGCCTATCCTTGCTCAGCTCCACCTCCAAGTACAAAGTGACGGTCGGGGAGGTGCAGCGCCGCCTCTCTCCACCTGAGTGCCTCAACGCGTCTCTGCTGGGTGGAGTCCTCCGCAG GGCGAAGTCAAAGAATGGTGGCCGCTGTCTGAGAGAGCGTCTGGAGAAGATTGGCCTCAACCTGCCCGCCGGGCGACGCAAGGCAGCCAACGTCACTCTGCTAACATCTCTAGTGGAGG gTGAGGCTGTCCATCTGGCGCGGGACTTTGGTTACGTGTGCGAGACAGAGTTTCCAGCCAGAGCGACAGCTGAGTATCTGTGCAGGCAGAGCGAACCAGAGCAGCTCCCGACACGGCGCAGCATGCTGCTCGCCACCAA GGAAGTCTGTAAGGAGTTTGTAGACCTCATGTCCCAGGACCGTTCCCCGCTAGGCGGCAGTCGACCCACCCCGTGTCTGGAGCCAGGAGTCCAGGGAAGCCTCACCCACTTCAGCCTGCTCACCCACGGCTTCGGAGGCCCCGCCATCTGCGCCGCGCTCTCCGCCTTCCAGAGCTACCTGATCGAGGCCATCAAAATGCTGGACAAAGGAGAAGGTGGAGGGAAGAGCCACCACGACAAGGAGATGAAGCACCGCAAATAG